A window of Acinetobacter sp. TR3 contains these coding sequences:
- a CDS encoding 3-deoxy-7-phosphoheptulonate synthase has translation MNTLQSNPVSQPDIDDVNIKSIQTLITPAELKADLPLSEAASQTVLQGRATVRNILDGNDKRLFVVIGPCSIHDVKAANEYADRLKELSEKVKDTLYLVMRVYFEKPRTTVGWKGLINDPDMNDSFNIEKGLHIGRGLLLELNEKGLPCATEALDPNSPQYYQDLISWSAIGARTTESQTHREMSSGLSSPVGFKNGTDGGLTVATNAMQSVKHGHSFLGLNENGQVAIINTNGNPYAHVVLRGGNGKPNYDASSVAEAEAALAKAKVSNKIMIDTSHANSNKDPYLQPLVLKNITEQILDGNKSIVGIMVESHLKGGRQDIPENLCDLVYGQSVTDGCIDWDTTEKALLEMHEALKDVLPNR, from the coding sequence ATGAATACTCTACAGTCAAATCCAGTTTCTCAGCCAGATATCGACGACGTTAATATTAAAAGCATTCAAACCTTAATTACCCCTGCGGAACTGAAAGCTGATCTTCCTTTATCTGAAGCTGCATCTCAAACTGTGTTACAAGGACGTGCAACTGTACGTAATATTTTAGACGGCAATGACAAACGTTTGTTTGTGGTGATTGGACCTTGTTCAATCCATGATGTTAAAGCTGCAAATGAATATGCTGATCGCTTAAAAGAATTAAGTGAAAAAGTAAAAGATACTTTATACCTTGTGATGCGTGTATATTTTGAAAAACCACGTACGACAGTCGGTTGGAAAGGTCTAATCAACGATCCAGATATGAATGACTCTTTCAATATTGAAAAAGGTTTACATATTGGTCGTGGGCTTTTACTTGAATTAAATGAAAAAGGTTTGCCATGTGCGACCGAAGCACTTGATCCAAATTCTCCACAATATTATCAAGATTTGATTTCTTGGTCTGCGATTGGCGCACGTACTACAGAAAGCCAAACACACCGTGAAATGTCTTCTGGTTTATCATCTCCTGTTGGGTTTAAAAACGGTACAGATGGTGGTTTAACGGTTGCGACCAATGCTATGCAATCGGTTAAGCACGGTCATAGCTTCCTCGGCTTAAATGAAAATGGTCAGGTTGCAATTATCAATACCAATGGTAATCCTTATGCGCACGTTGTTTTACGTGGTGGTAATGGTAAACCAAACTATGATGCTTCATCGGTTGCTGAGGCAGAGGCTGCTTTAGCTAAAGCAAAAGTAAGTAACAAAATCATGATTGATACCAGTCATGCGAACTCAAATAAAGACCCATACTTACAACCATTGGTTCTCAAAAACATCACAGAGCAAATTCTTGATGGTAATAAATCAATCGTCGGTATCATGGTTGAAAGTCATCTTAAAGGCGGTCGTCAGGATATTCCTGAAAACCTTTGTGATCTGGTATATGGTCAATCTGTGACTGATGGCTGTATCGATTGGGATACAACAGAAAAAGCATTGTTAGAAATGCATGAAGCATTAAAAGATGTTTTGCCAAATCGTTAA
- a CDS encoding TonB-dependent receptor: MNTQFRLSVLTAACLSITYSSITLAETASENETKTLATIVVTASREGESINNTPAAISKISSQDIDDKHATFIGQLVNQTPGVLMNNLGNEQHMMSIRQPITTSAVYQYLEDGISIRPVGVFNHNALYEVNLAGIDSIEILRGPASSLYGSNAIGGTINFLTKAPSLTPTADLGVSASSEGYRRLDLGASNTFDTEYGEHGLRLSAYASDRGDSWQDHAESNKQSVTLRHDWRISDATQIKNIFSYNHLKTDMTGSLNANDFSKRPGYSYQTFTYREVDSTRLSSQINHQWDDQQQSQLTVYYRDNTTDQNPSYNIRTDADKNGIPTGTYSGQTTYNAFQSYGLNLQHSINLDQVKLIIGAMADHSPNQAQTNDIEVFRDPKTLVYTGFKQRQLLRDFNVDVNNQALYTQANWQALPNLNLVGGARYDWIGYDFDNKLVPSKVTGAPDEKRSFHKASPQLGFVWNISPELDLYSNWSQGFVPPEVSGLYGANLVTPNLKEATFNNIDAGLRFKVLDDRLDGEITLYRLQGKDEIISYTKIENTREIREPRNAGKTLHQGIEIGGTWKISELYDQRLKLSGSFAEHKYKEWQPSSTLNYSDNTMANSPKSFGTIEYQIKPIPALLLSAEGVYVGSYWIDDANTEKYDGHTILNLRANYRKNAYEVYGQILNVADVHYAESTSYSSNQASYTPAAPRTYLLGLRYHFGK, from the coding sequence ATGAATACTCAATTTCGTTTGTCAGTATTAACGGCTGCATGTCTATCGATTACCTACAGCTCAATCACTCTTGCTGAAACAGCTTCTGAAAATGAAACAAAAACCCTAGCTACAATCGTAGTCACAGCAAGTCGTGAAGGAGAATCTATAAATAATACTCCTGCTGCGATTAGCAAAATTAGTAGCCAAGATATAGATGATAAACATGCCACATTCATTGGTCAGTTAGTTAATCAAACTCCAGGTGTCTTAATGAACAACTTGGGCAACGAACAACATATGATGTCGATTCGTCAACCCATCACCACTTCTGCTGTTTATCAATATTTGGAAGATGGCATTTCGATCCGCCCAGTCGGTGTGTTTAACCACAATGCTTTATATGAAGTAAATCTAGCTGGAATTGATAGCATTGAAATTTTGCGTGGCCCAGCAAGTAGCTTGTATGGAAGTAACGCAATTGGTGGCACGATTAATTTCCTCACCAAAGCACCGAGTTTAACCCCAACTGCTGATTTAGGTGTGAGTGCAAGCTCTGAAGGTTATCGCCGTTTAGACTTAGGTGCATCCAATACGTTTGATACAGAGTATGGTGAACATGGTTTAAGACTGTCTGCCTATGCCAGTGATCGTGGTGATAGCTGGCAAGATCATGCTGAAAGTAATAAGCAAAGTGTGACCTTAAGACATGATTGGCGCATATCAGATGCCACTCAAATCAAAAATATTTTCAGCTACAACCATTTAAAAACCGATATGACGGGTAGCCTTAATGCAAATGATTTTAGCAAACGTCCAGGTTATAGCTATCAAACATTTACATATCGAGAAGTAGACTCAACCCGTCTTTCATCACAGATTAACCATCAATGGGATGATCAGCAACAAAGTCAATTGACCGTCTATTATCGCGATAATACAACCGATCAAAATCCAAGTTATAACATTCGTACGGATGCTGATAAGAATGGTATACCAACAGGAACTTATAGTGGTCAAACCACTTATAATGCTTTTCAATCTTATGGCTTAAATTTACAGCATTCCATTAATTTGGATCAGGTGAAATTGATCATCGGAGCAATGGCAGATCATTCGCCGAACCAAGCTCAAACCAATGATATTGAAGTCTTTCGCGATCCAAAAACGCTAGTTTATACGGGTTTCAAACAACGTCAGTTATTACGTGATTTCAACGTTGATGTCAATAACCAAGCATTGTATACACAAGCAAATTGGCAAGCTTTGCCGAATCTAAATTTGGTTGGTGGTGCACGCTATGATTGGATCGGTTATGACTTTGATAACAAGCTTGTTCCCTCTAAAGTTACAGGTGCGCCAGATGAAAAACGTAGTTTTCACAAGGCAAGCCCTCAACTTGGTTTTGTATGGAATATCTCACCTGAATTAGATCTGTATAGCAATTGGTCACAAGGTTTTGTGCCACCAGAGGTTAGTGGTTTATATGGCGCAAATCTGGTCACACCAAACTTAAAAGAAGCTACATTTAATAATATTGATGCGGGTTTACGTTTCAAAGTTTTAGATGACCGACTGGATGGAGAAATTACCTTATATCGTTTACAAGGTAAGGATGAAATAATTAGTTATACAAAAATTGAAAATACACGTGAAATACGTGAACCTCGCAATGCAGGCAAAACCTTACATCAAGGCATCGAAATTGGTGGGACTTGGAAAATCAGTGAACTGTATGACCAGCGTTTGAAGCTATCTGGAAGTTTTGCAGAACATAAGTACAAAGAATGGCAGCCATCTTCAACACTTAATTATAGTGATAATACGATGGCAAACTCTCCAAAAAGTTTTGGCACGATTGAGTATCAAATCAAACCTATTCCAGCATTATTACTTTCGGCTGAAGGTGTTTATGTCGGTTCATATTGGATTGATGATGCTAATACTGAAAAATATGATGGGCATACCATTCTAAATTTACGTGCCAATTATCGTAAAAATGCTTATGAGGTTTATGGACAAATTCTTAATGTAGCTGATGTCCATTATGCGGAAAGTACTTCATATAGCAGTAATCAAGCTAGTTATACGCCTGCAGCACCACGAACCTATTTATTAGGTTTACGTTATCATTTTGGAAAATAA
- a CDS encoding histidine phosphatase family protein, whose protein sequence is MQIDLLRHGETTLSHTLRGHLDDDLTEQGWLQMQSTIQQYMTTPVDWDVIISSPLRRCRRFAEHLADQLGLPMWVNEHIKEMYFGDWEGISTQAIYEAEPERLANFWQFPTQYHAPNGESLIQFKQRVMCGFDEIYEQMQRQDWNKALVVTHGGVIKLLTCLAQKQNLDDLLKMPAELGKLYQLECSKRLDKMYFEEKH, encoded by the coding sequence TTGCAGATTGATTTACTGCGACATGGTGAAACGACTTTAAGCCATACGCTACGTGGGCACTTGGATGATGATTTGACTGAACAGGGTTGGTTGCAAATGCAATCAACCATTCAGCAGTACATGACTACTCCAGTGGATTGGGATGTGATTATCAGTTCACCTTTGCGGCGTTGTCGTCGCTTTGCAGAGCATTTGGCAGATCAACTCGGATTGCCAATGTGGGTCAATGAGCATATCAAAGAAATGTATTTTGGTGATTGGGAGGGTATTTCAACCCAAGCCATTTATGAAGCCGAACCTGAGCGATTAGCAAATTTTTGGCAATTTCCTACGCAATATCATGCGCCAAATGGTGAGTCTTTGATTCAATTCAAGCAGCGAGTCATGTGTGGGTTTGATGAAATTTACGAGCAAATGCAACGACAGGATTGGAACAAGGCTTTAGTAGTCACACATGGTGGGGTGATCAAATTACTTACCTGTTTAGCGCAAAAACAAAACCTAGATGATTTATTAAAAATGCCTGCCGAACTGGGCAAGCTCTATCAACTTGAATGCTCTAAAAGATTAGATAAGATGTATTTTGAAGAAAAACATTGA
- the cobU gene encoding bifunctional adenosylcobinamide kinase/adenosylcobinamide-phosphate guanylyltransferase, with the protein MLQLILGGARSSKSRLAEQTAKETGLSVIYIATAQSLDTEMQQRIAHHQQQRPDDWQLCEEPIFLADQLLQLDQENQVILVDCLTLWLTNLLLSDHAELQQQQTEKFLNLLPQLKSHIILVSNETGLGVVPMGEISRRFVDEAGRLHQALGQLANKVVFCVAGFPIILKDEK; encoded by the coding sequence ATGTTGCAACTGATTTTAGGTGGGGCGCGCTCAAGTAAAAGTCGTTTGGCAGAACAAACAGCCAAAGAGACAGGTTTATCTGTCATTTATATTGCAACGGCGCAGTCCTTAGATACAGAAATGCAGCAGCGTATTGCGCATCATCAACAACAACGTCCTGATGATTGGCAATTGTGTGAAGAACCTATTTTTCTTGCGGATCAACTGTTGCAATTAGATCAAGAGAATCAAGTGATCTTGGTGGATTGTTTGACCTTATGGCTCACCAATTTATTGTTATCCGATCATGCTGAATTACAACAGCAGCAAACAGAGAAATTTTTAAACCTATTACCCCAACTCAAATCACATATTATTTTAGTGAGTAACGAAACTGGACTGGGTGTCGTTCCTATGGGGGAAATTAGCCGTCGATTTGTGGATGAAGCAGGACGTTTACATCAAGCTTTAGGGCAGTTGGCAAATAAAGTGGTGTTCTGTGTGGCAGGTTTTCCAATTATTTTAAAAGATGAGAAATAA
- a CDS encoding PepSY domain-containing protein, producing MNANQLKKLLKFHRSFGMVLGILVLMWSLTGVLHPIMSATQPQPVKRMPPPQQLNLTNALPAPLVLQQYKIEKFSALQTIQLQPELVAYRVLQPNQTIAEYFDSQSGQLIEYAEQQDAKRLAIWYTGLAKQQIVSTELITEFSDDYPSVNRLLPVWRVSFDNGLRAYVDPSQSRLATLSNDQKMWMAKIFRLGHTWTWNDQPWTGQSILMQIALIGILVLTCMGIGLFFRIRNRQNHRLAHKPIRFLHRYLGISLSVFILLWVFSGFYHVWHKKSEIVNIQPMFYTQDLSAVAWKTAVQQPIQRLNLVPISFGQDHAQAGWIVQLTGKPQLQGSMTAAKEHDHNHHAKSAAPAIELIDANTATKLNTLEQSKQLAADYLHLPVGHFTQSSWVTSFGGEYGFINKRLPVVKVESNLSDQLRLYIEPSSGVIAAQVTQQDALEGFSFAYLHKWTWLPLDKTLRDILLGSIAGLIALLVILGCRLAARKAS from the coding sequence ATGAATGCCAATCAACTTAAGAAGTTACTGAAATTTCATCGTAGCTTTGGAATGGTTCTTGGCATTCTCGTTTTGATGTGGTCTTTAACAGGTGTGTTGCATCCAATTATGAGTGCAACACAACCTCAACCCGTCAAAAGAATGCCTCCACCTCAGCAACTGAATTTAACAAATGCTTTGCCTGCACCTTTGGTTTTACAGCAGTATAAAATTGAAAAATTTTCAGCACTACAAACCATTCAATTACAACCTGAACTTGTGGCTTATCGAGTTTTACAACCAAATCAAACCATTGCGGAGTATTTTGATAGTCAATCGGGTCAACTCATTGAGTATGCCGAGCAACAAGATGCAAAACGTCTTGCGATTTGGTATACAGGTTTAGCCAAACAACAGATCGTTTCGACTGAACTGATCACTGAGTTTAGTGATGATTATCCAAGCGTGAATCGTTTATTGCCTGTTTGGCGTGTAAGCTTTGATAATGGTTTAAGAGCTTATGTCGATCCATCACAATCTCGATTAGCCACACTATCCAATGACCAAAAAATGTGGATGGCGAAAATATTTCGTTTAGGTCATACATGGACCTGGAACGATCAACCGTGGACAGGACAAAGTATACTGATGCAAATTGCCTTAATTGGCATTTTAGTGCTGACTTGTATGGGTATTGGATTATTTTTTAGGATTCGTAATCGTCAAAACCATCGTTTAGCTCACAAGCCGATTCGCTTTTTACATCGCTATTTGGGCATCAGTTTAAGTGTATTTATCTTGCTATGGGTATTCAGTGGTTTCTATCATGTTTGGCATAAAAAATCTGAGATTGTGAACATTCAGCCGATGTTTTATACACAGGATTTAAGTGCTGTCGCATGGAAAACGGCTGTTCAACAGCCAATACAACGCCTTAACCTTGTACCGATCTCCTTTGGTCAAGATCATGCTCAAGCAGGTTGGATAGTTCAATTGACAGGCAAACCACAGCTACAAGGCAGCATGACCGCAGCCAAAGAACATGATCATAATCATCATGCCAAAAGTGCTGCCCCTGCAATTGAATTGATTGATGCGAATACCGCGACAAAATTAAATACGCTTGAGCAAAGTAAGCAGTTGGCTGCCGACTATTTACATTTACCAGTGGGTCACTTTACTCAAAGCTCTTGGGTCACCAGTTTTGGTGGTGAATATGGTTTTATCAATAAGCGTTTACCCGTAGTAAAAGTTGAAAGCAATTTAAGTGATCAACTCAGGCTATATATTGAACCAAGTAGCGGTGTGATTGCCGCGCAAGTCACTCAACAAGATGCTTTAGAAGGTTTTAGTTTTGCTTATCTACATAAATGGACATGGCTACCACTAGATAAAACACTCAGGGATATCTTGTTAGGTAGTATTGCTGGACTTATCGCTTTATTGGTGATCTTAGGTTGTAGATTAGCAGCCCGAAAAGCATCCTAA
- a CDS encoding 2'-5' RNA ligase family protein — MLLQASTQLIATELRDYPEWHHGRSDYGLWYIEIDQPELIRYLDQVRTPFSNLLIPSNQRQYHITLFVCGFLTADVKKYDDDFQIAQLNRQIDLVKQLQLKPFELEITQIDSFSSALFLHIKDKDHVLAQIRQQFAQLSGEIAALEYCPHITLGLYREAWLSDIVLERIQQHSIKTINIEVKKLTFGYYKAQILQGFLYPYQQIELG, encoded by the coding sequence GTGTTATTACAAGCATCTACTCAACTGATTGCAACTGAACTGCGAGATTATCCTGAATGGCATCATGGTCGTTCAGACTACGGACTGTGGTATATCGAAATTGATCAACCTGAATTGATTCGGTATCTAGATCAGGTCAGAACACCATTTTCAAATCTTCTCATCCCATCAAATCAGCGCCAATATCACATTACCTTGTTTGTTTGCGGTTTTTTGACAGCAGATGTTAAGAAATATGATGATGATTTCCAAATTGCACAATTAAATCGACAGATCGACTTGGTTAAACAATTGCAGTTAAAGCCATTTGAACTAGAAATCACCCAGATTGATAGTTTTAGCAGTGCTTTATTCTTGCATATCAAAGATAAAGATCATGTACTGGCTCAAATTCGTCAACAATTTGCTCAACTATCTGGAGAAATTGCGGCACTCGAATATTGTCCGCATATTACTTTAGGCTTGTATCGTGAAGCTTGGCTGAGTGATATTGTACTTGAACGGATACAACAGCATTCGATAAAAACTATAAATATTGAGGTCAAAAAACTGACTTTTGGCTATTATAAGGCACAGATTTTACAAGGATTCCTGTATCCTTATCAGCAAATTGAACTAGGTTAG
- a CDS encoding sulfite exporter TauE/SafE family protein, translated as MFGPVEFILAGVLVGFCVGITGVGGGSLMTPILISLFKIEPHIAIGTDLLYASISKFCGSMVHAKKLNIVWPIVLWLALGSIPASFATSWVLEHYLSQSTHYKAVLTMVLGFMLTLTGISIVFRSQIEKFFDRFRNREQANMESEQHALQHKRLYIVIMGMVLGIFVTLSSVGAGAFGIMALVIMFPNLPMIRIIGSDVVHAVLLTAVAGLSHMSSGNVDFHLLMWLLVGSIPAIIVGTLISSRMPERLIRRILGITLFALGVNFMVNPVKAKPKPVETHKVAVVQQTSHSSSMV; from the coding sequence ATGTTTGGTCCTGTTGAATTTATTCTAGCTGGGGTGTTGGTTGGTTTCTGTGTAGGAATCACTGGTGTTGGTGGTGGCTCATTAATGACCCCTATTTTGATTAGTTTATTCAAAATTGAACCTCACATTGCAATCGGTACAGACCTGTTATATGCCTCTATTTCTAAATTTTGCGGTTCAATGGTACATGCTAAAAAACTAAATATTGTATGGCCAATTGTACTTTGGCTTGCACTTGGAAGTATTCCTGCATCTTTTGCCACATCTTGGGTTTTAGAACATTATTTGAGCCAATCAACGCATTATAAAGCTGTGCTGACTATGGTCTTAGGCTTTATGTTGACCTTGACAGGTATCTCGATTGTATTTCGTAGCCAAATTGAAAAGTTCTTTGATCGTTTCCGTAATCGTGAACAAGCAAATATGGAAAGTGAACAACATGCCCTCCAGCATAAACGCTTATATATCGTCATCATGGGCATGGTTTTAGGTATTTTCGTTACCCTATCTTCTGTAGGCGCTGGTGCATTTGGGATTATGGCGCTCGTAATTATGTTCCCTAACTTACCGATGATTCGTATTATTGGTTCAGATGTCGTACATGCTGTCTTATTAACAGCTGTTGCTGGTTTGAGTCATATGTCTTCAGGTAATGTCGACTTTCATTTATTAATGTGGTTACTTGTTGGTTCTATTCCTGCAATCATTGTCGGAACTTTGATTAGTTCGCGTATGCCAGAAAGACTTATTCGTAGAATCTTAGGTATTACGTTATTTGCCCTTGGTGTTAACTTTATGGTTAATCCAGTTAAGGCAAAACCTAAACCAGTTGAAACCCATAAAGTTGCTGTTGTTCAACAAACAAGCCATTCATCTAGTATGGTTTAA
- a CDS encoding adenosylcobinamide-GDP ribazoletransferase has protein sequence MTAFWIALQFLTVLPIELKTMPSAKQNGQAILFYPFVGLLIGLILFGVSVILVKLPILLIASIILVLWIWLTGGLHLDGLADTADAWVGGFGDPERTLKIMKDPSCGPIGVLSLVAVCLLKFATLYVLLEQHLNTFLILVPMLGRSVPLFLFLTSAYVRDKGLGRSITDFIPKKLTWAVFVITISLLCMFKWLGLVTFICFITVLFYLRALFIKRIGGITGDTVGAAIELIETGLMLSFVMASFYI, from the coding sequence ATGACGGCTTTTTGGATTGCTTTGCAATTTTTAACGGTTTTGCCCATTGAATTAAAAACAATGCCAAGTGCAAAGCAAAATGGTCAAGCGATTTTGTTTTATCCATTTGTGGGTTTGTTGATCGGACTTATTCTATTTGGTGTCTCTGTGATTTTAGTCAAACTGCCAATTTTATTGATTGCCAGTATCATTTTAGTGTTATGGATATGGCTTACAGGTGGGCTTCACCTTGATGGTTTAGCCGATACAGCAGATGCTTGGGTGGGTGGTTTTGGTGATCCTGAACGTACACTCAAAATTATGAAAGATCCAAGCTGCGGTCCAATCGGTGTGCTGAGTCTGGTTGCTGTTTGTTTACTTAAATTTGCTACGCTGTATGTGCTGCTTGAGCAGCATCTCAATACTTTTTTGATTCTAGTTCCAATGCTTGGGCGTAGTGTTCCATTATTTTTATTTTTAACCTCAGCTTATGTTCGTGATAAAGGGCTAGGACGTTCAATTACTGATTTTATTCCAAAGAAACTTACATGGGCTGTTTTTGTCATTACAATTTCATTACTTTGTATGTTTAAATGGTTGGGGTTGGTGACTTTTATCTGCTTTATTACTGTATTATTTTATTTAAGAGCTTTATTTATCAAAAGAATTGGTGGGATTACTGGTGATACTGTTGGTGCTGCAATTGAGCTGATTGAGACAGGATTAATGCTAAGTTTTGTGATGGCTTCATTTTATATTTGA
- a CDS encoding histidine-type phosphatase: MNILFKSSLLCASILLAACDNNEQQSQSSPEQNTSSKYYQTKTPYQPQQDLKKYEAIPQGFKPVFTELVARHGSRGLSSIKYDLALYNLWKQAKAENALTPLGEKLGADLESMMKANILLGYGVDGIRQYGYGNETMLGIQEHRGIADRLLQRLPELFKTAATQPESILVQSSGVDRAVDSAKFFTAELIQQQPQLKNQVTPVSYTSLTSTSIPSIEDGGVDRFKLYFHSLNKDQDLLKPLSTQQQAIYDASQAYQKFEAEDVYLKNKLNDLAKDTRAQQIALSVLNPIFKPDFIKKLGTTGYTFSNSGTYTVTSPKGETITEKGKGKNTIASAVDAAAYLYELYSISGGMQLELKGMNFDQYMPVDAAKFYAEFNDANDFYEKGPSFQESNAVTSNIAQGLKQDLFKQVDAIVDKQQSHRAVLSFAHAEIIIPLATSLELHDNMMQPLPLRQTYNYSNSTWRGEVVSPMAANLQWDIYQNAQGTTLVKMLYNEKETLFKPSCKYAQYSTNSFYYDYLKLKQCYQIQ, from the coding sequence ATGAATATTTTATTTAAAAGCAGTCTGTTATGTGCAAGTATCTTATTGGCAGCATGTGATAATAATGAGCAACAATCACAGTCTAGCCCTGAACAAAATACCTCATCAAAATATTATCAAACCAAAACACCATATCAACCTCAACAAGACCTTAAAAAATACGAAGCAATTCCACAAGGTTTTAAACCTGTTTTCACTGAGTTAGTGGCACGTCATGGCTCAAGAGGATTATCGAGTATTAAATATGACTTGGCACTTTATAATTTATGGAAACAAGCCAAGGCTGAGAATGCTTTAACGCCTTTAGGTGAGAAACTAGGTGCCGATTTAGAAAGTATGATGAAAGCCAATATCCTGCTTGGTTATGGGGTGGACGGAATCCGTCAGTATGGATATGGCAATGAAACGATGCTCGGTATTCAAGAACATCGTGGCATCGCAGACCGTCTTTTACAGCGTTTACCTGAGCTATTTAAAACAGCAGCGACACAACCTGAATCTATTTTAGTTCAAAGCTCAGGCGTAGATCGTGCGGTGGATAGTGCCAAGTTCTTTACTGCTGAATTGATTCAACAGCAACCCCAATTGAAAAATCAAGTTACACCTGTTTCATATACCAGTTTAACCAGTACGAGTATCCCATCTATTGAGGATGGCGGCGTAGATCGTTTTAAACTTTATTTCCATAGCTTGAATAAAGATCAAGATTTGCTTAAACCATTATCAACACAACAACAAGCAATCTATGATGCAAGTCAAGCCTATCAAAAATTTGAAGCTGAAGATGTATATCTAAAAAATAAGTTAAATGATTTGGCAAAAGATACACGCGCACAGCAAATTGCACTGAGCGTGCTTAACCCAATTTTTAAGCCTGACTTTATCAAAAAATTAGGTACGACTGGTTATACTTTCAGTAATAGCGGCACTTATACCGTGACATCGCCAAAAGGTGAGACCATTACAGAAAAAGGGAAAGGAAAAAATACCATTGCAAGTGCTGTGGATGCAGCAGCTTATCTTTATGAGTTGTATTCAATTTCTGGTGGTATGCAGCTTGAATTAAAGGGTATGAATTTTGATCAATATATGCCTGTAGATGCAGCAAAATTCTATGCTGAATTTAACGATGCAAATGATTTTTATGAAAAAGGGCCAAGCTTTCAAGAATCAAATGCTGTCACCAGTAACATTGCTCAAGGTCTAAAACAAGATTTGTTTAAGCAAGTAGATGCAATTGTCGATAAACAACAGTCCCACCGTGCTGTGTTAAGCTTCGCACATGCAGAAATCATTATTCCACTGGCGACCAGTTTGGAGTTACATGACAACATGATGCAGCCTTTACCTTTACGTCAAACCTATAACTACAGCAATAGTACGTGGAGAGGTGAAGTGGTATCACCAATGGCTGCGAATTTACAGTGGGATATTTACCAAAATGCTCAAGGCACAACTTTGGTAAAAATGCTCTACAATGAAAAAGAGACCTTGTTTAAACCATCATGTAAATATGCACAATATAGTACCAACAGTTTCTATTATGATTATTTGAAACTAAAACAATGTTATCAAATTCAATAA
- the cobT gene encoding nicotinate-nucleotide--dimethylbenzimidazole phosphoribosyltransferase encodes MTEQAQWFLAAVQQPDLDVKQQAEQRQLQLTKPTGALGDLEQIAINLSALQKTVFPKINKPWITIFAGDHGVVAENISAHPQAVTRQMLQNFASGGAAISVIAKHHQAHLQVIDCGTVGDAYDYVGVERHCIRAGTANFAQQTAMTEQECLAALELGKNSADLAKAQGSDIFVAGEMGIGNTCSASALACLLLNESAQQLTGLGTGINIEQLQHKIKVIDQAVKLHRPHVANDALKILAAVGGLEIAAMTGAYLRCAQIGLPIVVDGFISSVAALCAVRIQPQSREWMLFGHQSAEYGHQRILKELAAQPILKMNLRLGEGSGAGAALSMIQLACVLHNQMATFAEAAVTGDKVAD; translated from the coding sequence ATGACTGAACAAGCGCAATGGTTTTTAGCCGCAGTACAACAACCTGATCTAGATGTAAAACAACAAGCTGAGCAACGTCAACTTCAATTGACCAAGCCAACAGGTGCATTGGGTGATTTAGAGCAAATTGCGATTAATTTATCTGCTTTACAAAAAACGGTTTTCCCTAAAATTAATAAACCTTGGATTACTATTTTTGCTGGTGATCATGGTGTTGTGGCAGAAAATATTTCAGCCCATCCTCAAGCAGTAACTCGTCAAATGTTGCAAAATTTTGCATCGGGTGGTGCAGCAATAAGTGTGATTGCCAAACATCATCAAGCACATTTACAAGTTATTGATTGCGGTACTGTGGGTGATGCCTATGATTATGTGGGTGTTGAGCGTCATTGTATTCGAGCTGGTACAGCTAATTTTGCACAACAAACAGCCATGACTGAGCAAGAATGCCTTGCCGCGCTTGAACTGGGTAAAAATAGTGCTGATCTCGCAAAAGCGCAGGGAAGCGATATTTTTGTTGCAGGTGAAATGGGCATTGGCAATACCTGTTCAGCTTCAGCACTTGCCTGTTTGTTACTGAATGAATCAGCGCAGCAGCTTACAGGCTTAGGCACTGGAATCAATATTGAACAATTACAACATAAAATTAAAGTCATTGATCAAGCGGTCAAGCTCCATAGACCTCATGTTGCGAATGATGCTTTGAAAATTCTAGCCGCTGTTGGTGGCTTAGAAATAGCAGCGATGACAGGGGCTTATTTACGTTGTGCGCAAATTGGTTTGCCGATTGTGGTGGATGGTTTTATCAGTTCAGTTGCAGCTTTATGTGCGGTGCGTATTCAACCACAGAGTCGTGAATGGATGTTATTTGGACATCAATCAGCAGAATATGGTCATCAACGTATCTTAAAAGAACTTGCAGCACAGCCAATCCTCAAAATGAATTTACGTTTAGGGGAAGGCAGTGGTGCTGGTGCGGCATTATCTATGATCCAACTTGCTTGTGTATTGCATAATCAAATGGCAACTTTTGCGGAAGCGGCAGTAACAGGTGACAAAGTTGCAGATTGA